One stretch of Pyxidicoccus trucidator DNA includes these proteins:
- a CDS encoding NADPH:quinone oxidoreductase family protein, which produces MRALQLQRLDGPDGLQLVETPEPEGSDLVLIDVVAAGVSFPDLLLTRGQYQMKPALPFIPGVEVAGVVRSAPARAGVKPGDRVMAFSFGLGGFAEVAAIQPEMVFRIPERWSFEAAAGVVMNYHTAHFALHRRGRVKAGETVLVHGAAGGVGTAAVQVARGADARVIAVVSDERKAEVARKAGAHEVVLSTGDWVAQVREKTGGLGANVVLDPVGGDIFDKSLKCLAPEGRLLVVGFASGRIPEVQANRLLLRNIDIVGVAWGGFLLHEPSLTPSIAKDLEAMAEHGILDPVVGSVFPLEQGAQALRELESRRATGKVVLRVRAG; this is translated from the coding sequence ATGCGCGCACTGCAGCTGCAGCGGCTGGACGGACCGGACGGACTCCAGCTCGTGGAAACCCCCGAGCCCGAGGGCAGTGATTTGGTGCTCATCGACGTGGTGGCCGCGGGAGTGAGCTTCCCCGACCTGCTGCTCACGCGAGGGCAGTACCAGATGAAGCCCGCGCTGCCCTTCATCCCGGGCGTGGAGGTAGCGGGCGTGGTGCGCAGCGCCCCGGCTCGTGCGGGCGTGAAGCCTGGAGACAGGGTGATGGCGTTCAGCTTCGGGCTGGGCGGCTTCGCCGAGGTGGCGGCGATTCAGCCGGAGATGGTGTTCCGCATCCCCGAGCGCTGGAGCTTCGAGGCGGCGGCGGGCGTGGTGATGAACTACCACACGGCGCACTTCGCGCTGCACCGGCGCGGCCGGGTGAAGGCGGGCGAGACGGTGCTGGTCCACGGCGCCGCGGGCGGCGTGGGGACGGCGGCCGTGCAGGTGGCGCGCGGCGCGGACGCGCGAGTCATCGCCGTGGTGAGCGACGAGCGCAAGGCCGAGGTGGCGAGGAAGGCCGGCGCGCACGAGGTGGTGCTGTCCACCGGCGACTGGGTGGCGCAGGTGCGCGAGAAGACGGGCGGCCTGGGCGCCAACGTGGTGTTGGACCCGGTGGGCGGCGACATCTTCGACAAGAGCCTCAAGTGCCTGGCACCGGAAGGACGGCTGCTGGTGGTGGGCTTCGCGAGCGGCCGCATCCCCGAGGTGCAGGCGAACCGGCTGCTGCTGCGCAACATCGACATCGTCGGCGTCGCCTGGGGCGGGTTCCTCCTGCACGAGCCGTCGCTGACGCCCAGCATCGCCAAGGACCTGGAGGCGATGGCCGAGCACGGCATCCTCGACCCCGTGGTGGGCAGCGTCTTCCCGCTGGAGCAGGGCGCGCAGGCGCTGCGCGAGCTGGAGTCGCGGCGGGCCACGGGCAAGGTCGTGCTGCGCGTCCGGGCAGGCTGA
- a CDS encoding DNA glycosylase AlkZ-like family protein, translated as MPPSSLPPTVVLPPDEARRYLVGQLGLARQSLPPGTRGVRALLKTLRCIQLDPLDVLGTNADLVALARVDGIARGDVYRHLMPGHAFEHFAKERCLLPASAFPYYRERAAQAPWWRLEERLKRVPEAVLQAVLEEVDQLGPASAKQLTDHGAVVPLDWSGWKGTARATAMALEVLWTRCQVVVCGRAPGGKVYDVPRRALPRLADAPVERPFERWALEERVEAAGLLSRVSGPHWSMLSDVRTSPLPDTLVKEGVLEEVSVPGSPRRYLAPRGFRERDFPEPDDRMRILGPLDPVLWDRALVSLAFGFDYVWEVYKPAAQRQWGWYVCPLLHRGRLVGRLEARVREDTLHVDNLWREKGVKLDDAALDAALARHAVACGVELVRRPRARVAS; from the coding sequence GTGCCTCCGTCCTCTCTTCCTCCCACCGTGGTGCTGCCTCCGGACGAAGCGCGGCGCTACCTCGTGGGCCAGCTCGGCCTGGCCCGTCAGTCGTTGCCCCCGGGTACTCGCGGGGTTCGCGCGCTGCTGAAGACGCTGCGGTGCATCCAGTTGGATCCGCTGGACGTCCTCGGCACCAACGCGGACCTCGTGGCGCTGGCGCGCGTGGACGGCATCGCCCGTGGCGACGTGTACCGCCACCTGATGCCGGGCCATGCCTTCGAGCACTTCGCGAAGGAGCGCTGTCTGCTGCCCGCCAGCGCCTTCCCCTACTACCGCGAGCGCGCGGCCCAGGCCCCGTGGTGGCGGCTGGAGGAGCGGCTCAAGCGCGTGCCGGAGGCCGTGCTGCAAGCGGTGCTCGAGGAAGTGGACCAGCTGGGCCCCGCGTCCGCGAAGCAGCTGACCGACCACGGAGCCGTGGTGCCCCTGGACTGGAGTGGCTGGAAGGGCACCGCCCGCGCCACCGCCATGGCCCTGGAGGTGCTGTGGACGCGCTGCCAGGTGGTGGTGTGTGGCCGCGCCCCGGGTGGCAAGGTGTACGACGTGCCACGCCGCGCCCTGCCCCGCCTCGCGGACGCGCCGGTGGAGCGCCCCTTCGAGCGGTGGGCCCTGGAAGAGCGCGTGGAGGCCGCGGGCCTGCTCAGCCGCGTCAGCGGGCCGCACTGGTCCATGCTCTCCGACGTGCGCACCTCGCCCCTGCCGGACACGCTGGTGAAGGAGGGCGTGCTGGAGGAGGTGTCGGTGCCGGGCTCGCCCCGCCGCTACCTGGCCCCCCGGGGCTTTCGCGAGCGCGACTTCCCGGAGCCGGATGACCGGATGCGCATCCTCGGGCCGCTGGACCCGGTGCTGTGGGACCGCGCGCTGGTGAGCCTGGCGTTCGGCTTCGACTACGTGTGGGAGGTGTACAAGCCCGCCGCGCAGCGGCAGTGGGGCTGGTACGTGTGCCCGCTGCTGCACCGGGGAAGACTGGTGGGCCGGCTGGAGGCGCGCGTGCGCGAGGACACGCTGCACGTGGACAACCTGTGGCGCGAGAAGGGCGTGAAGCTGGACGACGCGGCGCTGGACGCGGCCCTCGCGCGCCATGCGGTGGCGTGTGGTGTGGAGCTCGTGCGTCGTCCCCGGGCCCGCGTCGCGTCGTGA
- a CDS encoding right-handed parallel beta-helix repeat-containing protein: MHLTRVAMFVLLQSLAAQAAEYRVGPGQTYTSIGAVPWESLAPGDTVLIHARPTPYAEKWVLGRRGTAAAPITVRGVKDAEGNLPIIVGEGATTRSQLNYWNEERGILKIGGANTPADTLPAYLVVEGLHLRRARGAFTGRNGASSYADNAAAIFIEKGEHITLRGCVLEDSGNGLFIANAASDVTVEHNSIRGNGNSGSILEHNAYTEALGITYQFNHFGPPCSGCLGNNLKDRSAGTVIRYNWIEGGNRQLDLVDSSSATLRADPSYARTFVYGNLLLEPEGAGNRQVVHFGGDSGTTANYRGTLYFFHNTVVSSRTDRTTLLRLSDNAQTAHVTSNAVVVAPAAGNTLSLTDAAGTLRHGGNWYKPGYVSSFGTVTGSVVDTGGNVTGSDPGFVDLAGQDFRLTAGSPLRGKAVAPPAEASGHPLALQYVKHTASGLRTEASPEHIGAHGNAGSSDDTDGGTSDGGICRCDAGTGTPTDAGTTADAGTSPDPENPPDSDEDDDGGCAATGGALAGPLALLALLGARRRTRAG; the protein is encoded by the coding sequence ATGCACCTGACGCGTGTCGCGATGTTCGTCCTGCTCCAGTCGCTTGCCGCCCAGGCCGCCGAGTACCGGGTGGGTCCCGGCCAGACGTACACCTCCATTGGCGCGGTGCCCTGGGAGTCGCTCGCCCCGGGGGACACCGTGCTCATCCACGCACGGCCCACGCCGTACGCGGAGAAGTGGGTGCTGGGCCGCCGGGGCACCGCCGCCGCGCCCATCACCGTGCGCGGCGTGAAGGACGCCGAGGGCAACCTGCCCATCATCGTCGGCGAGGGCGCCACCACGCGCTCGCAGCTCAACTACTGGAACGAGGAGCGCGGCATCCTCAAGATTGGCGGCGCCAACACGCCCGCGGACACGCTGCCCGCGTACCTCGTGGTGGAAGGACTGCACCTGCGCCGGGCGCGCGGCGCCTTCACCGGCCGCAACGGCGCGTCCTCGTACGCGGACAACGCCGCCGCCATCTTCATCGAGAAGGGGGAGCACATCACCCTGCGTGGCTGCGTGCTGGAGGACAGCGGCAACGGCCTGTTCATCGCCAATGCCGCGTCGGACGTCACCGTCGAGCACAACTCCATCCGCGGCAACGGCAACTCCGGCAGCATCCTGGAGCACAACGCGTATACCGAGGCGCTCGGCATCACCTACCAGTTCAACCACTTCGGCCCGCCCTGCTCCGGCTGCCTGGGCAACAACCTGAAGGACCGCTCCGCCGGCACCGTCATCCGGTACAACTGGATTGAGGGCGGCAACCGGCAGCTGGACCTGGTCGATTCCTCCAGCGCCACGCTGCGCGCGGACCCGTCCTACGCGCGCACCTTCGTGTACGGCAACCTGCTGCTGGAGCCGGAGGGCGCCGGCAACCGGCAGGTGGTCCACTTCGGCGGCGACAGCGGCACCACCGCCAACTACCGGGGCACGCTCTACTTCTTCCACAACACGGTGGTGTCCTCCCGCACGGACCGCACCACGCTGCTGCGCCTGTCCGACAACGCGCAGACCGCGCACGTGACGAGCAACGCCGTGGTGGTAGCCCCCGCCGCTGGCAACACGCTGTCCCTCACGGATGCGGCGGGCACGCTGCGCCACGGTGGCAACTGGTACAAGCCCGGCTACGTGTCCAGCTTCGGCACCGTCACCGGCTCCGTGGTGGACACGGGTGGCAATGTCACTGGCAGCGACCCGGGCTTCGTCGACCTGGCCGGCCAGGACTTCCGCCTCACCGCCGGCTCGCCGCTGCGGGGCAAGGCGGTGGCGCCTCCCGCCGAGGCCAGCGGGCACCCCTTGGCCTTGCAGTACGTGAAGCACACCGCGAGCGGGCTGCGCACGGAGGCCAGCCCGGAGCACATCGGCGCGCATGGGAATGCTGGGTCCTCCGACGATACGGATGGAGGAACTTCAGACGGTGGAATCTGCCGCTGCGATGCGGGCACGGGCACGCCTACCGATGCGGGTACCACTGCTGACGCGGGGACTTCGCCCGACCCCGAGAACCCGCCGGACTCGGATGAAGACGACGACGGCGGATGTGCCGCGACCGGGGGTGCACTCGCCGGTCCGCTCGCGCTCCTCGCGTTGCTGGGAGCCCGGCGAAGGACGCGCGCGGGCTGA
- a CDS encoding XdhC family protein, with protein sequence MKDLDAILRARQRARGPLVLATVVAVSGSSYRKPGARMLMGEDGWLAGGVSGGCLESDIVRKAFFWTSTGPRVLRYDSTGDNAEEEGSLSFALGCNGVVDVLLERCEPGPVDALAYAAEARNEGRRAVVATVYRGPSNAVGSRLLVREDGSEEGDLSGALRDAVRDAAREALEAGRTWSGPCGGADVLVEVVEPPHPLVLFGSGFDVVPVVTQAASLGWQVTVVADRPSETLRRRFPLAHAVVSAKARDAVDALTLSPRTLAVLMTHSLPQDRELLPRLLPKALRYLGVLGPRSRTERLLAELSPAPTPAQLEKLHAPVGLDLGAEGAEEIALSIVAELQSVVSDREGGKLRERQAPIHSAASPPARKLA encoded by the coding sequence ATGAAAGACCTGGACGCCATCCTCCGCGCCCGGCAGCGCGCCCGGGGTCCGCTGGTGCTGGCCACCGTGGTGGCCGTGTCCGGCTCGTCGTACCGGAAGCCCGGCGCCCGCATGCTGATGGGCGAGGACGGGTGGCTCGCCGGTGGCGTGAGCGGTGGGTGCCTGGAGTCCGACATCGTTCGCAAGGCCTTCTTCTGGACGAGCACGGGGCCCCGCGTGCTGCGCTACGACTCCACCGGCGACAACGCCGAGGAAGAGGGCAGCCTGTCCTTCGCGCTCGGGTGCAACGGCGTGGTGGACGTGCTGCTGGAGCGCTGCGAGCCCGGCCCCGTGGATGCGCTCGCCTACGCGGCCGAGGCCCGGAACGAGGGACGACGCGCCGTCGTGGCCACGGTGTACCGGGGCCCCTCCAATGCGGTGGGCTCGCGGCTGCTGGTGCGCGAGGACGGCTCGGAAGAGGGAGACCTGTCCGGAGCGCTGCGCGACGCCGTGCGCGACGCGGCTCGCGAGGCGCTGGAGGCGGGACGGACGTGGAGCGGCCCGTGCGGCGGCGCGGACGTGCTGGTGGAGGTGGTGGAGCCGCCCCACCCGCTGGTGCTGTTCGGCAGTGGCTTCGACGTGGTGCCCGTGGTGACACAGGCGGCGAGCCTGGGCTGGCAGGTCACCGTCGTGGCGGACCGCCCCTCGGAGACGCTGCGGCGACGCTTTCCGCTGGCGCACGCGGTGGTGTCGGCGAAGGCGCGTGACGCGGTCGATGCGCTGACTCTGTCTCCTCGCACGCTCGCGGTGCTGATGACGCACAGCCTGCCACAGGACCGGGAGCTGCTCCCCCGGCTGCTGCCGAAGGCGCTGCGCTACCTGGGCGTGCTGGGTCCCCGCTCGCGCACGGAGCGGCTGCTCGCGGAGCTGTCCCCGGCCCCCACGCCCGCGCAACTGGAGAAGCTGCACGCGCCCGTGGGGCTCGACCTGGGCGCGGAGGGCGCGGAGGAGATTGCCCTCTCCATCGTCGCGGAGCTGCAGTCGGTGGTGTCGGACCGCGAGGGCGGCAAGCTGCGCGAGCGGCAGGCTCCCATCCATTCTGCGGCCTCACCTCCGGCACGGAAGCTCGCGTGA
- a CDS encoding nucleotidyltransferase family protein — translation MTVGVVVLAAGGSSRLGRPKQLVVHQGKTLVRRAAEIAVTAECGPVVVVLGAHHDTVALELAGLPVLKVEHAEWAAGPGGSLVAGVRALTQMRAIDGGTVDAVLVMLCDQLRVDSAHLRALVETWRRTGADVVASAYEETRGVPALFARAVFPELAALGPEQGARGVIAREPSRVTEVPLPGGGEDVDTAADLARLK, via the coding sequence ATGACGGTGGGCGTGGTGGTGTTGGCCGCGGGAGGCTCGTCGCGGCTGGGACGACCGAAGCAGCTCGTGGTCCACCAGGGGAAGACGCTGGTGCGGCGGGCCGCGGAAATCGCCGTCACCGCGGAGTGTGGCCCCGTGGTGGTGGTGCTGGGCGCGCATCACGACACCGTCGCCCTGGAGCTGGCCGGGCTTCCCGTGCTCAAGGTGGAGCATGCGGAGTGGGCAGCGGGGCCCGGGGGTTCGCTCGTCGCCGGAGTCCGGGCGCTCACCCAGATGCGCGCCATTGACGGCGGCACCGTGGACGCAGTGCTCGTCATGCTGTGCGACCAGCTCCGCGTGGACTCCGCGCACCTGCGGGCCCTGGTGGAGACGTGGCGACGGACAGGCGCGGACGTGGTGGCGTCCGCCTACGAGGAGACCCGGGGCGTGCCCGCGCTGTTCGCCCGCGCTGTGTTCCCCGAGTTGGCAGCGCTCGGCCCCGAGCAGGGCGCACGCGGCGTGATTGCCCGCGAGCCCTCCCGTGTCACGGAGGTTCCACTGCCCGGCGGCGGTGAGGACGTGGACACGGCGGCGGACCTCGCGCGCTTGAAGTGA
- a CDS encoding BON domain-containing protein, whose product MANRDYENRRYLGDDRERWGARERDFDDGYRTGDLGPRQERGPWQGGQGYSGGGFGRGFEDYGRSPREDTSRYNRDYESGGLGRSQGFSGNDGYGRPLAYPSYSTPPGNLGSGTWSERDLGYDRGYDRGFGTYMARDRVEGLHGRRDFDERGPLERFGDRLREGVRKLGKGPKTYTRSDDRVREDICDRLMHGWVNAEDVEVQVKSGEVTLTGFVDERRDKRVIEDIVEDVLGVKDVHNQLKVGRPETLGAAPTGTPGTPTTKLPRS is encoded by the coding sequence ATGGCGAACAGGGACTACGAGAATCGTCGCTACCTGGGAGACGACCGGGAGCGGTGGGGAGCCCGGGAGCGGGACTTCGATGACGGCTACCGGACCGGCGACCTGGGGCCGAGGCAGGAGCGTGGCCCGTGGCAGGGCGGGCAGGGGTACTCGGGTGGCGGCTTCGGCCGCGGCTTCGAGGACTACGGCCGGAGCCCCCGCGAGGACACCAGCCGCTACAACCGGGACTACGAGTCGGGTGGCCTGGGCCGCTCGCAAGGCTTCTCCGGAAACGACGGGTATGGCCGCCCGCTGGCGTACCCGAGCTACTCCACCCCGCCGGGCAACCTCGGCAGCGGCACTTGGTCCGAGCGAGACCTCGGCTACGACCGGGGCTACGACCGCGGCTTCGGAACCTACATGGCGCGCGACAGGGTCGAGGGGCTTCATGGCCGCCGCGACTTCGACGAGCGCGGCCCCCTCGAGCGGTTCGGCGACAGGCTCCGCGAGGGCGTGCGCAAGCTGGGCAAGGGCCCGAAGACGTACACGCGCTCGGATGACCGCGTCCGCGAGGACATCTGCGACCGGCTCATGCACGGGTGGGTGAACGCCGAGGACGTGGAGGTCCAGGTGAAGAGCGGCGAAGTCACCCTGACGGGCTTCGTCGACGAGCGCCGCGACAAGCGCGTCATCGAGGACATCGTCGAGGACGTCCTCGGAGTGAAGGACGTCCACAACCAGCTCAAGGTGGGCCGCCCGGAGACGCTCGGCGCCGCGCCCACCGGGACGCCAGGCACGCCGACCACGAAGCTTCCCCGCTCGTAG
- a CDS encoding RNase H family protein, translating into MESRPILVFTDGACSGNPGPGGWGVIIVTPDGQVTELGGHEPETTNNRMELTATGKALRHLENTPGPLHILTDSTYVIQGITKWAFGWSKRGWKTAEGGDVANAAYWKRLMSLVVQRKQTFPGEAAIEWKYVRGHMGVPGNERVDEIAVAWSKRRPIELYSGPLQGYGVAVHDIPDDTSVPEKKPGERTGNSKAYSYLSEVGRTVKRHATWAACERRVKGVAGARFKKTRSAQDEAQVLEEWGVQAQDVQAED; encoded by the coding sequence ATGGAGAGTCGTCCCATCCTGGTGTTCACCGACGGTGCATGTTCCGGCAACCCTGGCCCGGGCGGCTGGGGCGTCATCATCGTCACGCCCGACGGACAGGTGACCGAGCTGGGCGGCCATGAGCCGGAGACCACCAACAACCGGATGGAGCTGACGGCCACGGGCAAGGCGCTGCGCCACCTGGAGAACACGCCGGGCCCGCTGCACATCCTCACGGACTCCACCTACGTCATCCAGGGCATCACCAAGTGGGCCTTCGGCTGGAGCAAGCGCGGGTGGAAGACCGCCGAAGGCGGCGACGTGGCCAATGCCGCGTACTGGAAGCGGCTCATGTCACTGGTCGTCCAGCGCAAGCAGACCTTCCCGGGCGAGGCCGCCATCGAGTGGAAGTACGTCCGCGGGCACATGGGCGTCCCGGGCAACGAGCGCGTGGACGAAATCGCCGTCGCCTGGTCCAAGCGCCGCCCCATCGAGCTCTACTCCGGCCCGCTGCAGGGCTACGGCGTGGCCGTGCACGACATCCCCGACGACACCTCCGTCCCCGAGAAGAAGCCCGGAGAGCGCACCGGCAACAGCAAGGCGTACTCCTACCTCAGCGAGGTGGGCCGCACCGTGAAGCGCCACGCCACCTGGGCAGCATGCGAGCGCCGGGTGAAGGGCGTGGCGGGTGCCCGCTTCAAGAAGACGCGGAGCGCCCAGGACGAGGCCCAGGTGCTGGAGGAGTGGGGCGTCCAGGCCCAGGACGTCCAGGCCGAGGACTGA
- a CDS encoding phosphate ABC transporter substrate-binding protein has translation MKNAFASLLTLALLALVTGCKGGDKDPKAPAGDAAKPEASAPQAGGNALTIKGSDTMVILGQQWAEAFMKANPDQRIQVTGGGSGTGIAALLNGTTEIAMSSRSIKPAEAQQLQTRLKVQARETPVARDGVTFYVHESNPVRALSIDQLQAIYLGDVKNWKEVGGSDARIVVYSRENSSGTYVFVKDEVLKGEDFTSEALTLPGTAAVVNAVAKEKHGIGFGGAAYGKGIRELAVKVGNEEVAPSEANIQSGLYPLSRDLFFYTRGEPSGAAKTFIDFALSPEGQSIVTRVGYFPLKK, from the coding sequence ATGAAGAATGCCTTTGCCTCCCTGCTCACCCTCGCGCTGCTCGCGCTCGTCACCGGTTGCAAGGGAGGGGACAAGGACCCGAAGGCGCCGGCGGGTGACGCGGCGAAGCCGGAGGCGAGCGCGCCGCAAGCGGGCGGCAACGCGCTGACCATCAAGGGCAGTGACACCATGGTCATCCTCGGCCAGCAGTGGGCCGAGGCCTTCATGAAGGCGAACCCGGACCAGCGCATCCAGGTGACGGGCGGCGGCTCGGGCACGGGAATCGCCGCGCTGCTCAACGGCACCACCGAGATTGCGATGTCCAGCCGCTCCATCAAGCCGGCCGAGGCGCAGCAGCTCCAGACGCGGCTCAAGGTCCAGGCGCGGGAGACACCGGTGGCCCGCGACGGCGTCACCTTCTACGTGCACGAGTCCAACCCGGTGCGGGCGCTGAGCATCGACCAGCTCCAGGCCATCTACCTGGGGGACGTGAAGAACTGGAAGGAGGTGGGCGGCTCGGACGCGCGCATCGTCGTCTACTCGCGTGAGAACTCGTCGGGCACCTATGTCTTCGTGAAGGACGAGGTGCTCAAGGGCGAGGACTTCACCTCCGAGGCGCTGACGCTGCCGGGCACCGCGGCCGTGGTCAACGCGGTGGCCAAGGAGAAGCACGGCATCGGCTTCGGTGGCGCGGCCTACGGCAAGGGCATCCGGGAGCTGGCGGTGAAGGTCGGCAACGAGGAGGTGGCGCCGAGCGAGGCCAACATCCAGAGCGGCCTGTACCCGCTCAGCCGCGACCTCTTCTTCTACACGCGCGGCGAGCCCTCGGGCGCGGCGAAGACGTTCATCGACTTCGCGCTCTCTCCCGAGGGGCAGTCCATCGTCACGAGGGTGGGCTACTTCCCGCTGAAGAAGTAG
- a CDS encoding HAD family hydrolase, which produces MSANEPRGILFDLDGTLVDSLPDIIDSFLHGFTHLGLPVPPHAEVRALIGQPLDVMYNQFAPEHVPALCVAYREHYPRNFLNSSRPFPGVERVLRTLRERGYLLAVATTKRSDMARRFVDALGLGDLLHHVQGTDGFPHKPAPDVLHRALAALGTGGLWMVGDTTLDLRAGQAAGLRTYAVTWGTHSPEELASATPDELQPDLERLLAHLPHRA; this is translated from the coding sequence GTGAGCGCGAACGAACCCCGTGGCATCCTCTTCGACCTCGACGGCACGCTGGTGGACTCGCTGCCGGACATCATCGACAGCTTCCTGCACGGCTTCACGCACCTGGGGCTGCCGGTGCCTCCGCATGCGGAGGTGCGGGCCCTCATCGGCCAGCCGCTGGACGTGATGTACAACCAGTTCGCTCCGGAGCACGTGCCCGCCCTGTGCGTGGCCTACCGTGAGCACTACCCGCGCAACTTCCTCAACAGCTCGCGTCCCTTCCCGGGCGTGGAGCGGGTGCTGCGGACGCTGCGCGAGCGGGGCTACCTGCTCGCCGTCGCCACCACCAAGCGCAGCGACATGGCGCGGCGCTTCGTGGATGCGCTGGGGCTGGGGGACCTGCTGCACCACGTGCAGGGCACGGATGGCTTCCCGCACAAGCCCGCGCCGGACGTGCTCCACCGCGCCCTCGCGGCGCTGGGCACCGGCGGACTGTGGATGGTGGGGGACACGACGCTGGACCTGCGAGCCGGCCAGGCCGCGGGCCTGCGCACCTACGCCGTGACGTGGGGCACCCACTCTCCGGAGGAGCTGGCCAGCGCGACGCCGGATGAGCTGCAGCCCGACCTGGAGCGGCTGCTCGCGCACCTTCCGCACCGGGCCTGA
- a CDS encoding YtxH domain-containing protein, whose protein sequence is MQRKTLLAVALGALVLGVGCHRNTRESAESDAEQAAEKTEDAAEKAGDKVEDAAEEAGDKIEDATDK, encoded by the coding sequence ATGCAGAGGAAGACGCTGCTGGCCGTGGCCCTGGGCGCGCTGGTGCTGGGCGTGGGCTGTCACCGCAACACCCGCGAGAGCGCCGAGAGCGACGCGGAGCAGGCCGCCGAGAAGACCGAGGACGCCGCGGAGAAGGCCGGCGACAAGGTGGAGGACGCCGCCGAGGAGGCCGGTGACAAAATCGAGGACGCTACCGACAAGTAG
- a CDS encoding serine hydrolase domain-containing protein has protein sequence MRQAHPRLAAFLVLLAALSAGAAPATALPARLTPEQEAAITRAIEEELRESGAPGAAVAVIQGGETLYLRTFGVRSSEERTPVTPDTLFRLGSTTKMLTALATLDAAAKGRLGLDVPVRTYVKDLNPTLGKVTPRQLLSHSAGMREASPSVQSKDDEALGRMVRGWKGDYLFAPPGDVFSYSGPGYWLAGLVLERVHGKPYADTLRETLFQPLGMERSTLRPLEAITSDFAQGHEESGSELKVVRPMAENTAMYPAGSAFSSARELARFASIVVRGGLDGERRVLPEAAVRDFFTAHVPLPGAGPEEARYGFGLVRLRLGGTEVFEHGGVRRGYGSHFRFLPEKQGAVILLTNKNGVTLRKSLDVISKAVFGLPEQPPPPADDPPLTAAEAERYTGTYRHADLVSFAVAWDGKQLVLTLDTAKPLQRMKQDGFRTADGQELVFIFKPGQPKARYLHMDLLTAVRSGR, from the coding sequence ATGAGACAGGCCCATCCAAGGTTGGCTGCCTTCCTGGTGCTGCTGGCAGCCCTGAGCGCGGGCGCAGCTCCGGCGACGGCGCTCCCGGCGCGACTGACTCCCGAGCAGGAAGCGGCCATCACCCGCGCCATCGAGGAAGAGCTGCGCGAGTCCGGCGCTCCCGGCGCGGCCGTCGCCGTGATTCAGGGCGGCGAGACGCTCTACCTCCGCACCTTCGGGGTGCGCAGCAGCGAGGAGCGCACGCCCGTCACGCCGGACACACTGTTCCGCCTGGGCTCCACCACGAAGATGCTCACCGCGCTGGCGACACTCGATGCGGCGGCGAAGGGTCGGCTCGGCCTGGACGTTCCGGTGCGCACGTACGTGAAGGACCTGAACCCGACGCTGGGGAAGGTGACGCCGCGCCAGCTCCTGTCGCACTCGGCGGGCATGCGCGAGGCGTCGCCCTCCGTGCAGTCGAAGGACGACGAGGCCCTGGGGCGGATGGTGCGAGGCTGGAAGGGCGACTACCTCTTCGCGCCTCCGGGCGACGTCTTCTCGTACAGCGGCCCCGGATACTGGCTGGCGGGGCTCGTGCTGGAGCGCGTCCACGGCAAGCCCTATGCGGACACGCTGCGCGAGACGCTGTTCCAGCCGCTCGGCATGGAGCGCAGCACGCTCCGCCCGCTGGAGGCCATCACCTCCGACTTCGCGCAGGGCCATGAAGAGAGCGGCAGTGAGCTGAAGGTCGTCCGTCCCATGGCGGAGAACACCGCGATGTACCCGGCGGGCTCGGCGTTCTCCTCTGCTCGCGAGCTGGCGCGCTTCGCTTCCATCGTGGTGCGGGGCGGCCTGGACGGGGAGCGCCGCGTGCTACCCGAGGCCGCCGTGCGGGACTTCTTCACCGCGCACGTCCCCCTGCCCGGAGCGGGGCCGGAGGAGGCGCGTTATGGCTTCGGCCTGGTGCGGCTCCGTCTCGGTGGCACGGAGGTCTTCGAGCATGGCGGCGTGCGCCGGGGGTATGGCTCGCACTTCCGCTTCCTGCCGGAGAAGCAGGGCGCGGTCATCCTGCTCACCAACAAGAACGGCGTCACGCTGCGGAAGTCACTCGACGTCATCTCCAAGGCGGTCTTCGGCCTGCCGGAGCAGCCCCCACCGCCCGCGGACGACCCGCCGCTCACCGCCGCCGAGGCGGAGCGCTACACCGGCACGTACCGCCACGCGGACCTCGTGAGCTTCGCGGTGGCCTGGGATGGGAAGCAGCTCGTGCTGACCCTGGACACCGCGAAGCCGCTCCAGCGAATGAAGCAGGACGGCTTCCGGACGGCGGACGGGCAGGAGCTGGTGTTCATCTTCAAGCCGGGACAGCCGAAGGCGCGCTACCTCCACATGGACCTGCTGACCGCGGTGCGCTCCGGACGGTAG